A section of the Venturia canescens isolate UGA chromosome 11, ASM1945775v1, whole genome shotgun sequence genome encodes:
- the Piezo gene encoding piezo-type mechanosensitive ion channel component isoform X3 yields MGSYWLNVAVLRVIIPVTFAACTIWRPTGLSLIYLGLMLYSPMVPIATAETMKGHTGNYLKACVTLSFLTSLTQLMFHIVLLSLPPYGYFLEACTFLEMIFRHLGLVRLDGATVWEIVFWLLPEIIAFPTTIAMYLLCKRTTWEPHKEDDESSTVQPAKKIHDDANAKVTNFLGTIGTYVVLGSLCCVSSLTPSVEGAFYFIIFIGASSWWACHRELRKGFAFVCRFVMAVVVVHILVLMTYQNQWSQEFVPVNSTWARYFALDPYYTSNCSDPRYIDYVDSSSEWTSYSHALGLFWLYYVLALQSRFLFRKPPKQHARLSGKLTNLDTSLSRHVSIRRRTPSQRWQSAKRKARLMRFGSGRTGLLQDSTGSVIVQDAHNDDSIQLQSLSEGESDWVSPHRAPDEGPGIVEQVIMAVYSIFQLIVNSSYLATNIIMMTWSIMYHSWTTFILLMWALVLWMVPNKRSSMMKCSPFIVFYATLLLLVGYIYSMNLTEEELPTVFHDIKVAEIGFRKPFGSDPAPSWHQIVKCAFTTMFWITMRQYMAERQSQKRSSAMRDMVAPLHVSVSTATTAMNKETPEIKSQFMKDVGRVVKKLLIKFWIAIVAIMLFTSGITGERMTVFRIIYMSLFLVFVITFQFSWTAWRKMMYGFWITVIAYSVAMLILVYTYQFSNFPGYWTRLGIDEALQMDIGLESYKTKELFVRLLTPTFFVIVTVLQIHYFHEDFLEITNIERTGVDLVSRRGSLGYSSTVPIVSTSSEEAIPADGEKKTVIYTLKQLKHMSKMERMALMRKTIENVKNFYDWIWLILEIHMQKIIFISFILLCIKDVCAINLFFVIAVVVAINFQRSVQITSINAMAGIIAILMVAKMLYQIEYIVHENWDVNCSRTDANGTESVTTYNVAKWIGMDKARTGELPYLLRGYIGMVTVTTIRAIIVIRQCFHRHEKGEPLETPLVMFPKITRADADKGIPECLKFLFNYGFYKFGLEFCLMGIVALIGTRLDFYSVLYGIWLLVLFSMKRTTTARVWPFFRIFAIVVLPLQYAFVVAPPTWLCINYPWSILDDSGLDTLRRLQDWMYFPDPEYPPSPEKLICDFILLMMIVRQSLVFRIEARSRATGEEFIAGHNFSVSQEMEKPNFVNPVKDYVSLAQCWLDVFKRGSMMSFMWITLSIMFLAGTNRTNIFSLGYLIGAFIFLWQGSDFYLRPIKTILKWWNFLIGYNVVVIFSKAILQGVGCVLLKQMETSVCWLVQLLGIACLKKFHTSGTIFDGKDNYCEVPREDIGMVWDGLCFACLLVQKRLFKSYYFFHIVDETKAMSILASRGAELLQDLHRKRIEYQENVEKAVLQKLKFKMDKIKADQQRIQGPSYREPATHKIDTLYPRDRPLYKHRVPKTNREAVRSGDYYMFDDLDDDDVTDHLVPDLDDKREEDERLRQQQAKGRRMTVAELMTTVLKTDIEIATHVAMYGGTQKDALRLRRQSVPLTRKKSSMSYLSARSETDTAAATDIRDAASLDSAEVEDVEQELKTEDLAKTPADSVQGDELTEDPTRASGVDKDRGKDQDEEDDEEPEGDPDKQKSVSLLTYLKFVLVILNSTMVSMTKYLNRFSRDYRYIRKVLTKEKRILKAKPDFRMGTRLGINQIWQPIPVMKQRSDSEESTDESSGNGQRPGPSSKSTRRKESSLTVPHIRILAPSLERGLDVSSSSSIFGQAQAEPEPEDEGDTLEELSEDDQPPIVQLAASIWFGILAHSTFMCYFMVFLHHVKNASVISIPLPLMVFCWGSLTIPRPSKTFWVTLIAYTEVIVIVKCIFQFEIILWNQMASPNHPLFPPRILGIEKKPNYALWDLWLLLMIFFHRFMLKSLGQWTAPVKPRKIIPTNLTMRTRNEDGQGGGEPARFHWQNEETNNTTETEGTSTKRESSNEGEEIEAPKNEEITDSNERLVVVKTTETSPCDKDLKTAVNMIALKYWEPMKIFFDNILSPEGKEKTNVYAYMFLCDFFNFILLIFGFSAFGTQQGDGGVTAYLAENRVPMPFLLMLLLQFALIVIDRALFLRKSIMGKLVFQYLLVFGVHICMFFILPSVTERRFNEKLPPQIWYMVKCFYLLLAAYQLRLGYPTRILGNFLCKNYSIINMYLFKGFMVVPFLFELRAVMDWIWTDTSMTIMDWFKMEDIFASIYQIRCTRGVETDFPQPRGVKKTQVSKYMVGGGALFLMIALIWFPLLLFALGGTVGDSNPPTEVSMKIRIGPYEPIYAMSAQTSSIVQYSEADFRSFKDIYARDKAAVTFLENYVNTDVTAITLSGSSRKLWAISPPDRERLRMELESNSTVIVHVEWTVARKTDVKDFNGVSTEERDIPLKAWENGQFNPVRKSLADLLLASTDSNSPNGTIVMRNAFPKFLKVTSRTVEPVRQLMNLYGPDRLDDSDTDHLYRNISLHLSTNADCCAHQQWWVVKENCDDVYEKKLLSKVPLNDCRYIMMFLFNDKAFPEGLSFISGFGILGLYTTGVIVMSQLIRRSVSEMAPKIMFDDLPYVDRILRLCLDIYLVRESGELSLEEDLFAKLIFLYRSPETLIRWTRPPEPGSSGNPEEDEDDDEDVVVRQGEQRNA; encoded by the exons ATGGGCTCGTACTGGCTCAACGTTGCCGTTCTCAGGGTCATCATCCCAGTGACCTTCGCAGCTT GTACAATATGGCGGCCGACAGGATTGTCGCTGATTTACCTCGGATTGATGCTCTACTCGCCGATGGTCCCGATCGCGACAGCAGAAACGATGAAGGGCCACACCGGAAATTACTTGAAGGCTTGCGTAACTCTGAGCTTCCTAACGAGCCTGACCCAGCTCATGTTTCACATTGTACTTTTGTCCCTGCCACCGTACGGATACTTTCTCGAGGCTTGCACATTCCTTGAGATGATATTCAGGCACCTCGGCCTGGTCAGGTTGGACGGTGCGACCGTCTGGGAAATCGTGTTCTGGCTACTCCCCGAAATCATTGCTTTTCCAACCACTATTGCGATGTACCTTTTGTGCAAACGGACGACCTGGGAACCGCACAAAGAAGACGACGAAAGCTCCACCGTCCAGCCAgccaaaaaaattcacgacGATGCCAATGCGAag GTAACAAATTTTCTCGGGACTATCGGGACGTACGTCGTGCTGGGATCCCTGTGCTGCGTTTCTTCGTTGACGCCCTCGGTCGAGGGGGCTTTTTACTTCATAATATTCATCGGTGCCTCGAGCTGGTGGGCCTGTCACCGAGAGCTGCGAAAAGGCTTCGCGTTCGTCTGTCGCTTCGTGATGGCAGTCGTCGTTGTACATATTCTCGTTCTCATGACTTACCAGAATCAATGGTCCCAAGAGTTCGTACCGGTGAACAGCACTTGGGCTCGATATTTCGCCCTCGATCCGTACTACACGAGCAACTGCTCGGATCCTCGCTACATCGATTACGTCGATTCTTCCTCCGAGTGGACCAGCTACAGCCACGCTCTCGGACTCTTTTGGCTTTATTACGTTTTGGCACTGCAGTCGCGATTCTTGTTCAGAAAACCG CCAAAGCAGCATGCGAGGCTGAGCGGAAAGTTGACGAATTTGGACACGTCCTTGTCCCGCCACGTGTCCATTAGACGAAGAACTCCGTCGCAGCGGTGGCAATCGGCGAAGCGAAAAGCCCGC CTGATGCGCTTTGGCTCCGGACGCACCGGTCTGCTCCAAGACTCAACAGGCAGCGTCATCGTCCAGGATGCCCACAACGATGACAGCATCCAGCTACAGTCCCTCAGCGAAGGTGAATCCGACTGGGTCTCGCCTCATC GAGCTCCGGACGAGGGTCCCGGGATAGTGGAGCAAGTGATAATGGCAGTTTACTCGATATTTCAGTTGATCGTAAATTCTTCCTATTTAGCAACGAACATAATAATGATG ACTTGGAGTATCATGTACCACAGTTGGACGACGTTTATACTGCTGATGTGGGCATTGGTGCTGTGGATGGTACCGAACAAGAGAAGTTCGATGATGAAGTGTTCGCCGTTCATAGTTTTTTACGCGACGCTACTGCTGCTCGTTGGTTACATTTACAGTATGAATTTGACGGAGGAGGAATTGCCGACGGTGTTCCACGACATCAAGGTCGCCGAGATCGGTTTCCGCAAGCCCTTCGGCTCGGATCCAGCTCCGAGTTGGCATCAAATCGTCAAA TGCGCCTTCACCACGATGTTCTGGATCACCATGAGACAATACATGGCCGAGAGACAGTCCCAGAAAAGGTCCTCGGCCATGAGAGACATGGTCGCCCCCCTCCACGTCTCCGTTTCCACCGCCACCACCGCCATGAACAAAGAAACTCCCGAAATAAAAAGCCAATTCATGAAGGATGTCGGACGCGTCGTGAAAAAACTGCTCATCAAATTCTGGATCGCGATCGTTGCCATCATGCTCTTCACCAGCGGCATCACCGGAGAACGCATGACCGTTTTCCGGATCATTTACATGTCGctcttcctcgtcttcgtcatcactTTTCAG TTCTCCTGGACTGCTTGGAGGAAAATGATGTACGGTTTCTGGATCACGGTTATCGCGTACTCAGTCGCCATGTTGATCCTCGTTTACACATACCAGTTCAGTAATTTTCCTGGCTACTGGACCCGTCTCGGCATCGATGAAGCACT GCAAATGGACATTGGACTTGAATCGTACAAAACGAAGGAGCTTTTCGTGCGCCTTCTCACTCCGACGTTTTTCGTGATCGTTACAGTCCTGCAAATCCATTATTTCCACGAAGATTTCCTCGAAATCACGAATATCGAGAGAACCGG aGTCGACCTGGTCTCGAGGCGCGGAAGTTTGGGCTACTCGAGCACCGTGCCCATCGTTTCGACCAGCTCCGAGGAGGCGATTCCCGCGGATGGTGAAAAGAAAACTGTTATTTATACCCTGAAACAGTTGAAGC ATATGTCGAAAATGGAGCGAATGGCACTGATGAGGAAGACGATCGAGAACGTGAAGAACTTTTACGACTGGATTTGGCTGATTCTTGAGATTCACAtgcagaaaataattttcatttctttcatccTGCTGTGCATCAAAGAC GTCTGCGCCATAAATTTATTCTTCGTCATCGCGGTCGTGGTTGCGATAAATTTCCAGCGGAGCGTGCAAATAACTTCGATAAACGCGATGGCTGGAATTATTGCGATTCTGATGGTAGCCAAAATGCTCTATCAGATCGAGTACATCGTTCACGAGAACTGGGACGTCAACTGCTCG AGAACGGACGCTAACGGGACGGAGAGTGTGACGACTTACAACGTCGCCAAATGGATCGGCATGGACAAAGCGAGAACTGGAGAATTGCCGTACTTGTTAAGGGGCTACATCGGGATGGTGACCGTGACGACGATCCGCGCGATCATCGTAATTCGACAGTGTTTCCATCGCCACGAGAAAGGCGAACCCCTGGAAACGCCCCTGGTCATGTTCCCGAAAATCACGAGAGCCGACGCCGACAAAGGCATTCCCGAGTGTCTCAAATTTCTCTTCAATTATGGCTTTTATAAATTCGGATTGGAATTCTGCCTGATGGGAATCGTCGCCCTCATCGGCACCAGACTCGACTTTTATTCCGTCCTCTACGGTATTTGGCTACTCGTACTTTTCTCCATGAAGAGAACCACGACCGCGAGGGTCTGGCCGTTCTTTCGCATCTTCGCCATCGTCGTTCTCCCACTCCAGTACGCTTTTGTCGTCGCGCCCCCGACCTGGCTCTGCATCA ATTATCCGTGGAGCATTCTGGACGATTCGGGATTGGACACACTTCGAAGATTGCAGGATTGGATGTACTTTCCGGACCCCGAGTATCCTCCGAGCCCGGAGAAGCTCATCTGCGATTTCATTCTTCTCATGATGATCGTTCGTCAGAGTTTGGTGTTCCGGATCGAGGCCCGGAGTCGAGCGACCGGTGAAGAGTTTATCGCCGGTCACAATTTTTCCGTTTCTCAAGAAATGGAGAAGCCGAACTTCGTGAACCCGGTGAAGGATTACGTCTCGCTCGCCCAATGCTGGCTCGACGTTTTCAAAAGAGGCTCCATGATGAGTTTCATGTGGATCACCCTCTCGATCATGTTCCTGGCTGGGACCAACAGAACCAACATATTTTCCCTCGGCTACTTGATCGGGGCTTTCATATTCCTTTGGCAAGGAAGCGACTTTTATCTCAGACCGATAAAAACCATTCTCAAGTGGTGGAATTTCCTCATCGGCTACAACGTCGTCGTCATTTTCTCTAAAGCTATCCTCCAGGGCGTTGGTTGCGTTTTGCTCAAGCAG ATGGAAACTTCGGTTTGCTGGTTGGTCCAGCTGCTGGGGATAGCGtgtttgaaaaagttccataCCTCCGGAACGATTTTCGACGGGAAAGACAATTACTGCGAAGTCCCGCGAGAGGACATCGGGATGGTTTGGGACGGTCTTTGCTTCGCGTGTCTCTTGGTCCAGAAGCGTCTCTTCAAGAGTTACTATTTTTTCCACATAGTGGACGAAACGAAGGCGATGAGTATATTGGCGTCGCGAGGAGCGGAGCTGCTCCAAGATCTGCACCGGAAGCGGATCGAGTATCAGGAGAACGTGGAAAAAGCGGTTTTGCAAAAGCTCAAGTTCAAGATGGACAAAATCAAGGCCGATCAGCAGAGGATTCAAGGGCCGAGTTACAGGGAGCCGGCGACCCACAAAATCG aTACGCTCTATCCGAGAGATCGACCTCTGTACAAACATCGTGTGCCAAAGACCAACAGAGAGg CTGTGAGATCCGGCGACTATTACATGTTCGACGAtctcgacgacgatgacgtcaCCGATCATCTCGTGCCTGACCTGGACGACAAACGCGAGGAAGACGAACGGCTTCGTCAGCAACAAGCGAAAGGACGGAGAATGACCGTGGCCGAA CTGATGACAACAGTGTTAAAGACTGACATAGAGATAGCGACCCACGTCGCGATGTACGGAGGAACGCAAAAGGACGCTCTTCGGCTTCGACGTCAGAGCGTGCCGCTGACCCGCAAGAAATCATCCATGTCCTACCTGAGCGCACGTTCCGAAACCGACACTGCCGCGGCCACCGAT ATCCGAGACGCTGCCAGCCTCGACTCCGCCGAGGTCGAGGACGTCGAGCAAGAGCTGAAGACTGAAGACCTTGCCAAGACCCCCGCTGACTCGGTCCAAGGAGACGAACTCACCGAAGATCCAACCAGAGCTTCGGGCGTCGACAAAGATCGAGGAAAGGACCAAGACGAAGAGGACGACGAGGAGCCCGAAGGAGACCCGGACAAACAGAAATCAGTCTCTCTTCTAACGTACCTGAAATTCGTTCTCGTCATCCTCAATAGCACCATGGTCTCCATGACCAAATACCTTAATAGATTCTCTAGAGACTACAGATATATACGTAAAGTTCTtaccaaagaaaaaagaattctcaag GCCAAACCAGATTTCCGGATGGGAACGCGATTGGGAATAAATCAAATATGGCAGCCGATACCGGTGATGAAGCAGAG ATCTGACAGCGAGGAAAGCACGGACGAGAGCTCCGGGAATGGCCAACGGCCTGGTCCATCGTCAAAAAGTACCAGGAG GAAGGAGAGCTCGCTGACAGTGCCACACATCCGAATACTGGCGCCGAGTTTGGAGCGAGGATTGGACGTGTCCTCCTCCAG CTCGATATTTGGGCAAGCACAAGCTGAGCCCGAACCCGAGGACGAGGGCGATACCTTGGAAGAGCTTTCCGAAGACGACCAACCGCCCATCGTCCAGCTCGCAGCTTCCATTTGGTTCGGGATCCTCGCACATTCTACTTTCATGTGCTACTTCATGGTTTTTCTTCATCACGTGAAAAACGCCTCGGTCATTTCCATCCCGCTGCCCCTGATGGTCTTCTGCTGGGGCTCTCTCACCATCCCCAGGCCCTCGAAAACTTTCTGGGTCACCCTCATCGCTTACACCGAA gtcatcgtcatcgtcaaaTGCATCTTCCAATTCGAAATCATCCTCTGGAACCAAATGGCCTCGCCGAACCACCCTCTTTTCCCTCCGAGAATTCTGGGCATTGAGAAAAAACCGAATTACGCGCTCTGGGACCTCTGGCTACTTCTCATGATTTTCTTCCACCG GTTCATGTTGAAGTCTCTGGGCCAGTGGACAGCACCGGTCAAACCGAGGAAAATCATACCGACGAATCTGACGATGAGGACGAGGAACGAGGATGGGCAAGGAGGCGGCGAGCCGGCCCGTTTCCACTGGCAAAATGAGGAAACGAA CAATACAACGGAAACCGAGGGAACGAGCACGAAGCGTGAGAGCTCGAACGAGGGGGAGGAAATCGAGGCGCCGAAGAACGAGGAAATCACGGACTCGAACGAGAGGCTCGTCGTCGTCAAGACCACGGAAACGAGCCCTTGCGACAAAGACTTGAAAACAGCTGTCAACATGAT AGCCTTGAAGTATTGGGAAcccatgaaaatatttttcgacaaCATCCTCAGCCCGGAaggcaaagaaaaaacgaacgttTACGCCTACATGTTTCTGTGCgactttttcaactttattcTTTTGATTTTTGGCTTCTCGGCTTTCGGA ACTCAGCAAGGGGACGGTGGAGTGACAGCATACTTGGCTGAAAATCGGGTGCCGATGCCCTTTTTGTTGATGCTGTTGCTGCAGTTCGCCCTGATAGTGATCGATCGCGcattatttttgcggaaaTCGATAATGGGGAAGCTCGTTTTTCAGTATCTTCTAGTTTTCGGAGTTCACATTTGCATGTTCTTCATTTTGCCCAGCGTCACAGAAAG GCGATTCAACGAGAAACTGCCCCCCCAGATCTGGTACATGGTCAAATGCTTCTACCTCCTCCTCGCCGCTTATCAACTCCGTCTCGGATATCCTACCCGgatattgggaaatttcttgTGCAAGAATTACAGCATCATAAATATGTACCTCTTCAAGGG TTTCATGGTCGTCCCGTTCCTCTTCGAACTTCGAGCCGTCATGGATTGGATCTGGACCGACACTTCGATGACGATAATGGACTGGTTCAAAATGGAGGACATTTTTGCGAGCATCTACCAAATAAGG TGCACTCGAGGCGTCGAAACCGATTTCCCTCAGCCTCGGGGAGTGAAGAAAACTCAAGTCAGCAAATACATGGTCGGAGGAGGCGCACTCTTCCTCATGATCGCTCTGATCTGGTTCCCCCTTCTGCTGTTCGCCCTCGGGGGCACCGTCGGCGACTCCAATCCACCGACCGAAGTTTCCATGAAAATAAGAATCGGCCCTTACGAACCGATCTACGCCATGTCCGCACAGACCAGCTCCATCGTTCAATACTCCGAGGCCGATTTCCGATCCTTCAAAGACATTTATGCTCGGGATAAGGCCGCTGTGACCTTCTTGGAAAATTATGTTAACACCGACGTCACCGCCATCACTCTCAGCGGCTCCTCGAGAAAACTTTGGGCCATTTCGCCTCCGGACAGAGAAAG ATTGAGAATGGAATTGGAGTCGAACAGCACGGTGATTGTGCACGTGGAATGGACCGTGGCGAGAAAAACGGACGTGAAGGATTTCAACGGAGTGAGCACGGAAGAGAGAGACATTCCGTTGAAGGCCTGGGAGAACGGTCAGTTCAATCCGGTGCGAAAGAGTCTCGCCGATTTACTGTTGGCGAGCACCGACTCGAACTCGCCGAACGGCACGATCGTAATGAGAAACGCTTTTCCCAAGTTCCTCAAAGTAACGAGTCGCACGGTCGAGCCGGTTCGTCAGTTGATGAATTTGT ACGGTCCAGATCGCCTCGATGACTCGGACACGGACCATTTGTACAGAAACATCAGCCTCCATCTGTCGACCAACGCCGACTGTTGCGCTCACCAGCAGTGGTGGGTCGTGAAGGAAAACTGCGACGATGTTTACGAGAAAAAACTGTTGAGCAAAGTGCCTCTCAACGACTGCAGATACATCATGATGTTCTTGTTCAACGACAAAGCTTTCCCAGAAGGTCTCAGCTTCATCAGTGGCTTTGG GATTCTGGGTCTCTACACAACGGGGGTGATCGTGATGAGCCAGTTGATAAGGCGGAGCGTGAGTGAGATGGCGCCGAAGATAATGTTCGACGACTTGCCCTACGTCGACCGAATTCTGCGTCTCTGCCTCGACATTTATTTGGTTCGTGAGAGCGGAGAGCTGAGTTTGGAGGAGGATCTTTTCGCGAAGCTCATATTCCTCTACAGATCACCGGAAACGCTGATAAGATGGACGCGTCCGCCGGAGCCAGGCTCCAGTGGAAATCCGgaggaggacgaggacgacgacgaagacgtcGTGGTTCGCCAGGGCGAGCAGAGAAACGCCTGA